One Choloepus didactylus isolate mChoDid1 chromosome 16, mChoDid1.pri, whole genome shotgun sequence DNA window includes the following coding sequences:
- the LOC119511338 gene encoding LOW QUALITY PROTEIN: olfactory receptor 4P4-like (The sequence of the model RefSeq protein was modified relative to this genomic sequence to represent the inferred CDS: inserted 2 bases in 1 codon): protein MENQNNVTEFVFLGLWENKQIELLFSFLFLLCYLAVLLGNFIILHTITCSHLIEQPVYFFLCHLSLMDLFFTSNVVPSLIRDLAAGRKIISYSACMIQLFCGHLLAGVQVFILVSMAFDHYVAIVKPLHYMVIMNRQRCNILIMVAWGLGFGHSIALPLMVLNVPFCGPNEINHYMCDVKPLLKLVCKDIHVVNILAIINSGIVLIVVFLVLVASYINILYNLRTCCFTGRHKALSTCSSQVMVVVLFFVPCICTYXPAGSENKDKEISVFYTVISPMLNPLIYSLRNAEMKIAMQKECFHTACSELK from the exons ATGGAAAATCAGAACAATGTCACTGAATTTGTCTTCTTGGGACTatgggagaataagcaaattgaGCTGCTCTTCTCTTTCTTGTTCCTGCTCTGTTACTTGGCAGTCTTACTGGGGAACTTCATCATCTTACACACAATCACCTGCAGCCATCTGATTGAACAACCTGTGTACTTCTTCCTCTGCCACCTCTCCCTCATGGACCTCTTCTTCACCTCCAATGTGGTTCCCAGTCTAATCAGAGACTTAGCTGCAGGGAGAAAAATCATATCCTATAGTGCTTGTATGATCCAGCTGTTCTGTGGCCACTTGCTTGCAGGTGTGCAAGTATTCATCTTAGTGTCTATGGCTTTTGACCACTATGTTGCCATTGTCAAGCCCTTGCACTACATGGTCATCATGAACCGACAGAGGTGCAACATTCTTATAATGGTGGCCTGGGGCTTGGGTTTTGGGCACTCTATTGCTCTACCGCTCATGGTCCTCAATGTACCTTTCTGTGGCCCTAATGAGATTAATCATTACATGTGTGATGTGAAGCCTCTTTTGAAACTGGTCTGTAAAGATATTCATGTTGTCAATATCTTAGCTATCATTAATTCAGGCATTGTGTTGATTGTAGTGTTTCTTGTCCTGGTGGCATCTTACATAAACATACTGTACAATCTTAGGACATGCTGCTTTACAGGGCGACACAAAGCTCTCTCAACCTGTAGCTCTCAAGTCAtggttgtagttttgttttttgtgcccTGTATCTGTACCTA GCCTGCTGGTAGTGAGAACAAGGACAAGGAAATCTCTGTGTTTTACACTGTGATTTCCCCCATGTTAAATCCTCTCATTTATTCCCTGAGAAATGCCGAGATGAAAATTGCCATGCAGAAGGAATGTTTTCATACGGCATGTTCAGAATTGAAGTAA